The Metarhizium brunneum chromosome 3, complete sequence DNA window GACCACCGCCGTCTCCAAGAGGTTAAAAAACGCGCGTGGGCTCTGGTCGATGAAGCCATTGACAATGCTGAGGTTGGCGGGGGCGGGAAAGACGCTCCCATTCAGGAGGTCGCCCTTGATTCTACTTGTATTGCAGATTACCTAAAACGTGCGGTGGACGATGAGGGCAACAAGCTTCCTCCGGAGTATCGTCTCACAAATATTGTTGTGTTGATTGGTGCCGGATTCGTTACCAGCTCTTCACTGCTCTCGTGGATCATCTACGCCCTCGCAAAGTACCCAGGCAATCAGGAACGGCTTGTACAAGAGCTCGTTGACCATGGTGGCTCGTCCACAAAAACCTGGTCCTACGATGAGATCAATTCTCTCCCCTTCTTAGATCACTTCGTCAAGGAGACTCACCGCCTGCACAACCCATCATTCCAAACGGCCCGCAACACGAAGAAGGACGTCATCGTCCCGGGAGGCTGGCAAATGCCAGCCGGCGCAATTGTCATCCCGACATTCCCATCTATCCACAAGAACAAAGACCATTGGGAGAACCCGGAGCGCTTCGATCCGGACCGCTGGGCCGACGATGCGACCAGCAAGAAGAGACACCGTCGGGCATTTACACCATTTGCCGCTGGACCCCGAGGCTGTGTGGGCCTCAATGTTGCAAAATTGGAGGCAAAATTGGCACTTGCAAATCTGGTGTATCGCTATCATTTTACCGACGCTAATAAGGAACCGATGCAGTATGATCCCGAGTTCCTTGTCATTCGGCCGTTGAACTGCTATGCAAGAGCCCGCAAGAGGACTAGTTGGCCGGCAAAGTTGCCGACAGGGGCTTGATATGATTCGCGAATCAGGTAGACCTTCAGCCACAAgggagtactactccgtagattaGATGAATCGTCATGTTTCTCGTGCAGCCTGATCTGTCCTCGCACTGCCTTTTAGTTCTCTCAATTCAACTTGAGCCCATACCCTATACCGGAGACAGTCACTGGATGATCCGCAATTCTGAAGCTCGCATTATTAATACATGATGACTACAAAATTCTGCTAGAGAGTCGAACACTCAACGACAACATCTTCTTCAATTCTGTAGTACACCCAATAAACGTTCTACCCAGCTTTCCCATTTTTCCTTACTATTAGCTGACTCTATACAGTCAtatattaactttattaattaaggCGCGAATATGACTAATAGCGGTGGCTTTATTAAAATCCCTACTAATAAAGAACAGAAACGTATAGACAAAGCGGCGCGAATGTCTAGGGAGAAACACGACGCTATAAAAAAGGCATAAGAGGCACGTAaatgtaacggctaaggttcccaagggataaactagtcgtagtttatgttggcagagccactagggcagtcaatctgagcagttgggtgttacgttggtaataggtcgtagaccgtaaccaagtgatcagagtcaaagagttgtaagcgaggcttattcaatgtaatgatctgtgttgaaagctaaggagctagaggctatctatgaagcgaatttgggggtccctatatactacggttgctagttatcgcggaggtgagcatcctcgatgctcacttccaaacactggtgagcgttgtgcatgctcacttataataactgagcgtccttcccattggtcctgtcgtgccgaccaatgttccgtggcccgtcatgcctgtgccgcccggcggctccatgcagccggcccaacctgcagcctacgtgctgggtcgtaacacgatgtcccctctcccatggtcttgtcctcaagacctaggccttgtttcataagtagttcctctgcccttttcttttcgttggtaagttcctctttcttttcatcctttgtgatgtccttctgacgccatgtccagtcgtaccgtcgttcctcgtacccgaaagcgaaaagatccctcgttgaaggctccttctaccttacggaacgatcgcttggctgattccattgaatcgtttggttacgacgtcatgccgtgttccttttgttccgcccgtggtcttcgttgcaagatgattgagcgttcctccaagtgcggggaatgcgtgcggcgggggcgttcctgtgatgcttctggtgtcgcgattagctcgcgtaggtgtcctttttgtgtgtcactgttttttgctaatgagtgtccttgtagttggtcgcattatttccgaatcgaaacgtttggatcaggaggaagagagagcggaagagcaaatgctcaaggctcaggctgagttgaatgaagcgctggcccgtctagcgcgactgcgccgccaaaagcggcagttggttaccaagggtcaacaaatgactcgcttgggtctgcaatcgctggatgagttggaggaggaggagcgtcgcgaatccgaggctgttatcgatgcgcaatctctaggcgctattgacgtgttggattggaacgctgtgtttggggatgccttgttgaatgctgctggtgatactgccgtaataggtgctggcaattcttcaggtgctccgtaggttcccatgtgttttcctcgtctccatagcttttccatttaatgagatattggcgtgttttgtttcttgtcctcatgtctaagatccgttctacttcatattccgtttcgttcatgacttcgatgtcttcttctgctggtgcattgtttggtgctttctcaagaagtgaaatgtgtactataggatgattcctcatagtctttggtaatgaaagttcgtagttgtttgtcgatattcttttcttgatagcgaatggtcctaattttttgtagtccaatttgtcgcttggtcgcgttgttttgatgtttcgtcggagtaggtagaccatgtctccctccccaaagattggtcccttcgatcttttacgattatggtattgtgccattctgtttcgtacgaattccaattcgtgtcgcatttcttcgtgcaatctcttcagttcatctgcttgcagcatcgctcgttctgcttgcggtccttcgcgctgtgttcgaaatacttcgggattaaatccgtaattggcgtaggctggtgtttgctttgtcgattctgatatcgagctattgtaagccaattgcgctgtaggtaaccatttaacccaatcgtcctgttgatgattgatgtaacatcgtagatactgttcaagcgtctggttcaatctttccgtctgtccatctgtctgtggatggtatgcggtgcttaacttgtgattcgttccaagttgtgccataagtgcttgccaaaacttagaagtaaatgtacttcctctgtccgatatgatttcttctggcagtccatggttacttgctattgttcgtaagaacacatatgcaagttcttctgcattgcttgcttctctgtacggtaaaaagtatccgtattttgtgagtctatccgtgaccacgaatatgctgtcatattccacgttggtcattggttcttttgacattggtagcttcgtaatatgatcgaaagctatcgattcccatggtcgtgttggtactggtaatggttgcagttctccgtatggcttatgtcgtgaagccttactttttccgcattgtatgcattcgttgacaaccttttcgaccattttcttgattcctgagaaatcgtattgtcgtcgtatcttatccagtgtcttgcggattccttgatgtccgtagactggatgttcatgcatttctttgatgcattcttcttgtaattctggtggtatccagattttctctccatacattggtactcctcctgggtggcatgtgcatcccgtcggtacgtccccaatgtgttgtatattgtctgttgcccattggtgtattttgccgtatactgggtcttctttctgtactttcaatatggcattcagttgtttctgctggaaattgccatttttattgatctcaaggagtggtcctgttgctgtaggtactcctgtatcgtagtcgcttcttcgacttagagcgtctgctcgtccgttctcggatccttttcgatggatgatttcgtagtcgaattctgaaagatattcggcccatcgaatttgtcgtccattcaattgttgcgtcgtcgcaaaatgagagatgttcttatgatcggtatacaccttaactttgtgtttgcttcccatgagatagtgtctaaattccttgaaagcattgatgattgctaggaattctttgtcgtagatggggtagttgagttctgctccatgaagtttcttcgagtagaacgcaatagggtgtagttttccgtcatcgtctctttgtccaacttgtgctcctagagcaaagtctgatgagtcggtttctagttccgtttctttttctgggtcgaaggttctcaaaacaggttcggatgtgatgagttctttgatcttgtcaaaggcacattgcgcctcatcgttccaattccactgcttatccttcttggtgagttcatccaagggtgctgcgatttcgccgtagctcttgatgaatctcctgtaatagttcgcaaagcctctaaagctttgtatgtccttgacattcttcggtgttggccagttccttactgcctcaa harbors:
- the alnD_1 gene encoding Cytochrome P450 monooxygenase alnD, whose protein sequence is MGVKEFTLLGTTQCQNVKLEVALSDEMSDLKSDLANLFAITDATAISLHGSADILETIENVIDHQGKIGLMVDGSPIRAPHAPKELPFLGNHFEIYPDHMGNHDRLFTQYGSVIKTVNMGTTTYLTNSPSVSEAALSESEYFTKTTSDPSHPLYHMRDSTALFMCDTSSPAFHLAHKFIPPSMTPNAVRQYTPNMQQAIEECFSVFDELDRQDKAFHVYQYMFKLAGQIIYRIVLGLDVGHFKTIDTPAHEIIYLLGEYMLLMKKTSLSPQWYKYLPFGDHRRLQEVKKRAWALVDEAIDNAEVGGGGKDAPIQEVALDSTCIADYLKRAVDDEGNKLPPEYRLTNIVVLIGAGFVTSSSLLSWIIYALAKYPGNQERLVQELVDHGGSSTKTWSYDEINSLPFLDHFVKETHRLHNPSFQTARNTKKDVIVPGGWQMPAGAIVIPTFPSIHKNKDHWENPERFDPDRWADDATSKKRHRRAFTPFAAGPRGCVGLNVAKLEAKLALANLVYRYHFTDANKEPMQYDPEFLVIRPLNCYARARKRTSWPAKLPTGA